Proteins from a genomic interval of Pseudomonas versuta:
- a CDS encoding alpha/beta fold hydrolase produces the protein MAAPSAPGPVYGEQLQGFEYPYPLHHFNFESQGQALQMGYMDVAPTGPANGHTAVLLHGKNFCAATWGDSIKALSEAGYRVVAPDQIGFCTSSKPASYQYSFQQLSANTHALLDSLGVDKASIIGHSTGGMLGTRYALQYAPQTEKLVLVNPIGLEDWKALGVPWRSVDQWYERELKLSAEGIRQYEQSTYYAGHWKPEYDRWVDMLAGLNKGPGHKRVAWNSALIYDMIFTQPVFYELPDLKVPTVLLIGDADTTAIGSDIASPQVKARIGHYKVLGKQAAGRIPGATLIEFPGLGHAPQMEDPAAFNKVLIEQLTLGRPV, from the coding sequence ATGGCGGCGCCTTCCGCTCCCGGCCCGGTTTACGGCGAGCAACTGCAAGGCTTCGAGTACCCGTACCCGCTGCATCACTTCAACTTTGAGTCCCAGGGTCAGGCCCTGCAGATGGGCTACATGGACGTCGCCCCAACGGGTCCTGCCAATGGCCATACGGCGGTGCTGTTGCACGGCAAAAATTTTTGCGCGGCGACCTGGGGTGACAGCATCAAGGCCCTGAGCGAGGCGGGCTACCGGGTAGTAGCGCCGGACCAGATCGGTTTTTGCACGTCGAGCAAACCGGCCAGTTATCAATACAGCTTTCAGCAGTTGTCGGCCAATACCCATGCCTTGCTCGATAGCCTTGGGGTGGACAAGGCCAGCATCATCGGGCACTCCACCGGTGGCATGCTCGGCACTCGCTATGCATTGCAGTACGCGCCTCAAACGGAAAAACTGGTACTGGTCAACCCGATCGGCCTGGAGGACTGGAAAGCCCTCGGCGTGCCATGGCGCAGCGTTGACCAATGGTACGAGCGCGAGCTGAAACTCAGCGCCGAAGGTATTCGCCAGTACGAGCAAAGCACCTATTACGCCGGGCACTGGAAGCCTGAGTACGACCGTTGGGTGGACATGCTGGCGGGGCTGAACAAGGGCCCGGGGCACAAACGGGTGGCGTGGAACTCGGCGTTGATCTACGACATGATTTTCACCCAGCCGGTATTTTACGAACTGCCGGATCTCAAGGTCCCTACCGTATTGTTGATCGGCGATGCCGACACCACGGCCATCGGCAGCGATATTGCTTCGCCGCAGGTGAAGGCCAGAATCGGTCACTACAAAGTGCTGGGCAAGCAGGCCGCCGGGCGGATTCCCGGGGCGACGTTGATCGAGTTTCCGGGCTTGGGCCACGCCCCGCAAATGGAAGATCCGGCGGCTTTCAACAAGGTGCTGATAGAACAGTTGACCCTTGGCCGCCCCGTGTAG
- a CDS encoding TonB-dependent siderophore receptor translates to MNMLHRTFNEGESAPRFTLNLLTLGLLLSSAIPVAQAANTELPATSVTAEDNTGYQADSAWVGGFEAAPLLDTPAAISVFTDALIKDQQARLLSDVLNNDASVGESYAPVGYYENFVVRGFSLNSASSYKINGRTIAGEQNVGLENKQQVELLKGLSGLQSGVSEPGGVVNYVTKRAADVRSVTVSTDDRGSGYLATDVGAWFGSEQQFGLRANFAHEDLHSYVEHANGQRDFASVAFDWNISPDALLQLDVEYQNKEQRSVPGYQLLGGTELPHHASPKKLLAHQSGSKPVTIDSLNINGNFEYRFTDNWKGSLSASRSKVVIDDYSSFAWGGCTVGCVKPDVGNYFSPEGNYDIYDFRSPDDTRRNDEVQAALSGLFDTGAIGHELTVGTSAFRRVVHNRTAINEWIGSGNIDSEPDNFARYDGPLNDSHRRLDSRQYGLFFNDRISFNEQWQTVLGGREVRLDERTFDDQGDTNRHTRRYEFLPQAALIYKPVSNLSLYTRYSKGLSLGGTAPWFASNAFEILAPTVSRQIEAGIKYDWRRISLSATLYQIRQAYQYSRPNDDGTFTYVQQGEQKNTGLELAANGWASERLQISASVAAIRSRVTGSGTAEYEGHQTINVPTLRASLYGDYALPWVDGLAVLGGVQYSGKKYASQQGGVQAASYAIFNIGSRYSTRIEGYDTVFRLTVDNLFDKRYWRDVGEYMGDNYLFQGAPLTARLSASINI, encoded by the coding sequence ATGAACATGCTTCACCGGACTTTCAACGAGGGAGAGTCCGCACCGCGGTTCACGCTCAACTTGCTGACCCTTGGCCTGTTGCTGTCCAGCGCAATACCGGTGGCACAAGCGGCCAACACCGAACTGCCGGCGACGTCAGTGACCGCCGAAGACAACACCGGCTACCAGGCCGACAGTGCCTGGGTTGGCGGCTTTGAGGCGGCGCCCCTGCTCGATACCCCGGCAGCCATTTCAGTGTTTACCGATGCACTGATCAAGGATCAGCAAGCCCGCCTGCTCAGCGATGTGTTGAATAACGACGCGTCGGTGGGTGAAAGCTATGCGCCGGTTGGCTACTACGAAAACTTCGTGGTGCGAGGGTTCTCGTTGAATTCGGCCAGCAGCTACAAGATCAATGGCCGCACCATCGCCGGTGAGCAAAACGTTGGCCTGGAAAACAAACAGCAGGTGGAATTGCTCAAGGGCCTTTCCGGCCTGCAAAGCGGCGTCTCCGAACCCGGCGGCGTGGTCAATTACGTGACCAAGCGCGCGGCGGATGTACGCTCGGTCACAGTCTCCACCGATGACCGCGGCAGCGGATACCTGGCCACCGATGTAGGGGCCTGGTTCGGCAGCGAACAGCAGTTCGGACTGCGCGCCAACTTCGCCCACGAAGACCTGCACTCCTACGTCGAACATGCCAATGGCCAGCGTGATTTCGCCTCTGTGGCCTTCGACTGGAACATCAGCCCCGATGCCCTGCTGCAACTGGATGTGGAGTATCAGAACAAGGAGCAGCGTTCGGTACCGGGCTATCAATTGCTCGGCGGTACCGAGTTGCCGCACCACGCCTCGCCAAAGAAACTGCTGGCCCACCAGAGCGGCTCCAAACCGGTGACCATTGATTCGCTGAACATCAACGGCAACTTTGAATACCGCTTCACGGACAACTGGAAAGGCAGCCTGAGCGCCTCGCGCAGCAAAGTGGTGATCGATGATTACAGCTCGTTTGCCTGGGGCGGCTGCACGGTCGGCTGCGTAAAGCCTGATGTCGGCAACTACTTCAGCCCAGAGGGCAACTACGACATATATGACTTCCGCAGCCCCGACGACACACGGCGTAATGATGAGGTGCAGGCAGCACTCAGCGGTCTGTTTGATACGGGCGCAATCGGGCATGAACTGACAGTAGGCACCAGCGCATTTCGCCGCGTGGTGCATAACCGCACCGCTATCAATGAATGGATCGGCAGCGGCAACATCGACAGCGAGCCTGACAATTTTGCCCGCTATGATGGCCCGCTCAACGACAGCCATCGCCGCCTCGACAGCCGCCAGTACGGGCTGTTTTTCAATGACCGGATCAGCTTCAACGAGCAATGGCAGACCGTGCTCGGTGGTCGTGAAGTGCGTCTGGACGAACGCACCTTCGACGATCAGGGCGACACCAACCGCCACACCCGGCGCTATGAATTCCTGCCCCAGGCTGCCCTGATCTACAAGCCGGTATCGAACCTGTCGCTATACACCCGCTACAGCAAGGGTTTGTCGCTGGGTGGTACGGCTCCGTGGTTTGCCAGCAATGCTTTTGAAATCCTTGCGCCCACTGTGTCACGGCAAATTGAAGCAGGTATCAAGTACGACTGGCGACGTATCAGCCTGAGCGCCACGCTGTACCAGATCCGTCAGGCCTACCAATACTCGCGCCCCAATGACGACGGCACGTTCACCTACGTGCAGCAAGGCGAACAGAAAAACACCGGCCTGGAACTGGCGGCCAACGGTTGGGCCAGCGAGCGCTTGCAGATTTCAGCCAGTGTGGCGGCGATCCGTTCGCGGGTCACGGGTAGTGGCACAGCGGAGTATGAAGGCCATCAAACCATCAATGTGCCTACCCTGCGTGCCAGCCTTTATGGTGATTACGCCCTGCCCTGGGTCGATGGCCTGGCCGTGCTCGGCGGCGTGCAATACAGCGGCAAAAAATACGCCAGCCAACAGGGCGGTGTGCAGGCCGCCAGTTACGCCATCTTCAATATCGGCAGCCGTTACAGCACCCGTATCGAGGGTTATGACACCGTGTTCCGGCTGACTGTCGACAACCTGTTCGACAAGCGCTACTGGCGCGATGTGGGTGAGTACATGGGCGACAACTACCTGTTCCAGGGCGCGCCGCTGACTGCACGCTTGAGTGCTTCGATCAATATCTGA
- the mexE gene encoding multidrug efflux RND transporter periplasmic adaptor subunit MexE, with protein sequence MEQSLKHLRFPLAALAIVVMSACGKTPQATAPAPAAKVSVAKVLEQPVNEWDEFTGRLEAPETVEIRPRVSGQIDQVAFTEGALVKKGDLLFQIDPRPFQAEVRRLEAEVQQARATATRTDNEAQRGERLRQSNAISAELADSRTTASQAARAGVSAIQAQLDLARLNLSFTRVTSPISGRVSRAEITAGNIVTADVTPLTSVVSTDKVYAYFDADERVFLKYAQLARQGQRGQSTPVYLGLSNEDGNPHLGQMNFVDNQVNPKTGTIRGRAVFDNANGSFTPGLYARLKLVGSGTYDAVLINDEAVGTDLGKKFVLVMDGANNTAYRSVDLGPKIEGLRIVRSGLNKDDTIIVKGLQRVRPGSSVTPEVIPMASEQTLAALAQQRQALEASNLSPAKPANGAPKLASVATPRG encoded by the coding sequence ATGGAACAGTCACTTAAACATTTGCGCTTCCCACTCGCGGCCCTGGCCATCGTGGTGATGAGCGCATGCGGCAAAACTCCACAAGCGACTGCTCCTGCTCCCGCTGCCAAAGTCAGTGTGGCCAAAGTGCTTGAACAGCCGGTCAATGAATGGGACGAGTTCACCGGGCGGCTTGAAGCACCTGAAACCGTTGAAATTCGTCCGCGCGTGTCGGGCCAGATTGATCAGGTCGCCTTTACTGAGGGCGCCCTGGTGAAAAAGGGCGACCTGTTGTTCCAGATCGATCCGCGCCCGTTCCAGGCCGAAGTGCGACGTCTTGAAGCCGAGGTGCAACAGGCCCGCGCCACCGCTACCCGCACCGACAACGAAGCCCAGCGTGGCGAACGCCTGCGCCAGAGCAATGCGATTTCCGCAGAACTGGCCGACTCGCGCACCACCGCCTCCCAAGCCGCCCGCGCCGGTGTCTCGGCCATTCAGGCACAACTTGACCTGGCCAGGCTCAACCTCAGCTTTACCCGCGTCACATCACCAATCAGTGGCCGGGTCAGCCGTGCCGAAATCACCGCAGGCAACATCGTCACCGCTGATGTCACGCCCCTGACCAGTGTGGTCTCTACCGACAAGGTGTACGCCTATTTCGATGCTGACGAGCGCGTGTTCCTCAAATACGCCCAGCTCGCCCGCCAGGGCCAGCGCGGTCAGAGCACCCCGGTTTACCTCGGCCTGTCCAACGAAGACGGCAACCCGCACCTGGGCCAGATGAACTTCGTCGACAACCAGGTCAACCCCAAGACCGGCACCATCCGCGGCCGTGCCGTGTTCGATAACGCCAACGGCAGCTTCACCCCGGGCCTGTATGCGCGTCTCAAGCTGGTCGGCAGCGGCACCTACGACGCGGTGTTGATCAATGACGAAGCGGTCGGCACCGACCTGGGCAAGAAGTTCGTGCTGGTAATGGACGGCGCCAATAACACCGCTTACCGCTCCGTTGACCTGGGACCGAAAATCGAAGGCCTGCGCATTGTTCGCAGCGGCCTGAACAAAGACGACACCATCATCGTCAAGGGACTGCAACGGGTACGCCCCGGTTCTTCAGTCACCCCTGAAGTGATTCCGATGGCCAGCGAACAGACCCTCGCCGCACTGGCACAACAACGACAAGCCCTGGAAGCCAGCAACCTGTCCCCTGCCAAGCCCGCCAATGGCGCGCCGAAGCTGGCCAGTGTCGCGACTCCTCGCGGTTAA
- the mtlD gene encoding bifunctional mannitol-1-phosphate dehydrogenase/phosphatase — translation MIYFQGKRIFSAIFDMDGTMFDTERLRFKTLKQAALEIYGTPLSEETLIGSLGLSARKAEALAKANHGEDFPYAAVRQRADELELAHVRNHGVPIKDGLLEVLERLRKYGLTMAVATSSRRPIAEEYLINANVLKYFDVTVCGDEVEQGKPHPEIFLKAASALNCLPDHCLMLEDSENGLLSAIRAEGQPILIEDIKPPAAEVKAGALKAYQNMHEFLGDLNECMPDLGTPELNESFPQALNQFSVGIHGFGAMGGGYLTQIFSHWDGYTRPCEIIAATRSRMLRDTIQAFGRFSVRYGATSFDQTIENLRMIDMDDAEEVIRMYDVAEIVGLSLPETAIRKQADVIAKGLIRRFERRGRELTILIVLNKVGGADFVRRHVQAQLERLVAPHMCQKILDNTHFAETVVSRIVSKLSNESLVRQLRIKSKIFQNSLTDETAAPTANPKTPVPEYERLISRFRPFAQSSNALSQLHLILFNSESDMPLYAERCSNLLERLRQVKTVDDITQTQVMKNLLWNGPHAIIAWYASRLGYSWLGQAMGDPRVSALAERLIRQEVGPALVAEYPHMAEAVESFSKTFLERCNTSFKDPCTRVGRDPLRKLQRNERIFRSIDLAKKHGINCSALEFGSALALHYALRSTDSKDQESQLMRNLYQDNGSVEAVLTYSASYNGRPYPGLDPVTDGALIEAISGHFRDLAAMEPDCAEFVMTGA, via the coding sequence ATGATTTATTTCCAGGGTAAAAGAATTTTCAGTGCCATCTTCGATATGGACGGCACGATGTTTGACACCGAACGCCTGCGTTTCAAGACCCTCAAACAGGCAGCTCTCGAGATTTACGGCACACCGCTCAGTGAAGAAACCCTGATCGGGTCATTGGGCCTGAGTGCCCGAAAAGCCGAAGCGCTGGCCAAGGCCAATCATGGTGAGGATTTCCCTTACGCTGCAGTCCGCCAACGGGCCGATGAACTGGAACTGGCCCATGTGCGCAATCATGGCGTACCGATCAAGGACGGCTTGCTCGAAGTGCTTGAGCGCTTGCGCAAGTATGGCCTGACCATGGCCGTGGCCACCTCGAGCCGCCGTCCCATCGCCGAGGAATATCTGATCAATGCCAACGTGCTCAAGTACTTCGACGTCACTGTCTGCGGTGATGAAGTGGAGCAGGGCAAGCCTCACCCCGAGATTTTCCTCAAGGCGGCCAGCGCGCTCAATTGCCTGCCGGATCATTGCCTGATGCTCGAAGACTCCGAGAACGGCCTGTTGTCGGCGATTCGTGCCGAAGGCCAGCCGATCCTGATCGAAGACATCAAGCCGCCAGCAGCCGAAGTCAAAGCCGGTGCGCTGAAGGCGTATCAGAACATGCATGAGTTTTTGGGCGACCTGAACGAATGCATGCCGGACCTGGGCACCCCCGAACTGAACGAAAGCTTCCCCCAGGCGCTCAATCAATTCAGTGTCGGTATCCACGGTTTCGGGGCCATGGGCGGTGGCTACCTGACACAGATTTTCTCCCACTGGGATGGCTACACCCGGCCCTGCGAGATCATCGCGGCCACCCGTTCGCGGATGCTGCGCGACACCATCCAGGCCTTTGGCCGCTTCAGCGTGCGCTATGGTGCGACCTCGTTCGACCAGACCATTGAAAACCTCAGAATGATCGACATGGATGACGCCGAAGAGGTGATCCGCATGTACGACGTGGCTGAAATTGTCGGGCTGAGCCTTCCGGAAACCGCGATTCGCAAACAGGCAGACGTGATTGCCAAGGGCTTGATCCGGCGCTTTGAGCGGCGCGGGCGTGAACTGACGATTCTCATCGTGTTGAACAAGGTCGGTGGCGCGGACTTTGTGCGCCGCCATGTGCAAGCCCAGCTTGAACGACTGGTTGCACCGCACATGTGTCAGAAAATTCTGGATAACACCCACTTTGCAGAAACCGTGGTCAGTCGCATTGTCTCCAAGCTGTCCAACGAATCGCTGGTGCGCCAGTTGCGCATCAAATCGAAGATTTTCCAGAACAGTCTGACGGACGAGACCGCCGCCCCCACGGCCAACCCGAAAACCCCGGTGCCCGAATACGAGCGGCTGATCAGCCGTTTCCGGCCATTCGCCCAGTCCAGCAATGCACTCAGCCAGTTGCACCTGATCCTGTTCAATAGTGAGTCGGACATGCCGTTGTATGCCGAGCGCTGCAGCAACCTGCTGGAGCGTCTGCGCCAGGTCAAGACCGTCGACGACATCACCCAGACCCAGGTGATGAAAAACCTGTTGTGGAACGGCCCTCACGCCATCATTGCCTGGTACGCGAGCCGCCTGGGCTATTCGTGGCTGGGGCAGGCCATGGGCGATCCGCGGGTCAGCGCACTGGCCGAGCGATTGATTCGCCAGGAAGTCGGCCCGGCACTGGTGGCCGAATACCCGCACATGGCTGAAGCGGTCGAGAGCTTCTCGAAAACATTTCTGGAGCGCTGCAACACCTCGTTCAAGGATCCCTGTACCCGCGTGGGCCGTGACCCGCTGCGTAAACTGCAGCGCAATGAGCGGATTTTTCGCAGTATCGATCTGGCCAAAAAACATGGCATCAACTGCAGCGCCCTGGAGTTTGGCAGCGCCCTGGCCCTGCACTACGCGCTGCGATCCACGGACAGCAAGGATCAGGAAAGCCAGTTGATGCGCAACCTGTATCAAGACAACGGCAGTGTCGAAGCGGTGCTGACCTACAGCGCAAGCTACAACGGCCGGCCGTATCCGGGCCTGGACCCAGTCACCGATGGTGCGTTGATCGAGGCCATCTCCGGGCATTTCCGGGACCTGGCGGCGATGGAGCCGGACTGTGCCGAATTCGTCATGACCGGAGCCTAA
- a CDS encoding efflux RND transporter permease subunit has translation MNFSQFFIQRPIFAAVLSLLILIAGSISLFQLPISEYPEVVPPTVVVRANFPGANPKVIGETVAAPLEQAITGVENMLYMSSQSTADGKITLTITFALGTDLDNAQVQVQNRVTRTEPKLPEEVTRIGITVDKASPDLTMVVHLTSPDQRYDMLYLSNYAILNIKDELARLGGVGDVQLFGMGDYSLRVWLDPNKTASRNLTATDVVNAIREQNRQVAAGALGAPPAPNATSFQLSVNTQGRLVSEEEFENIIIRAGDDGEITRLKDIARVELGSSQYALRSLLNNQPAVAIPIFQRPGSNAIDISNEVRAKMAELKKSFPQGMDFSIVYDPTIFVRGSIEAVVHTLFEALILVVLVVILFLQTWRASIIPLVAVPVSLIGTFAVMHMFGFSLNALSLFGLVLAIGIVVDDAIVVVENVERNIGLGLTPVEATKRAMREVTGPIIATALVLCAVFIPAAFISGLTGQFYKQFALTIAISTVISAFNSLTLSPALAAVLLKSHDAPKDRFSKVLDKLFGGWLFRPFNRFFDRASHTYVGTVARVIRSSGIALILYAGLMVLTFFGFANTPTGFVPGQDKQYLVAFAQLPDAASLDRTEDVIKRMSDLALKQPGVESAVAFPGLSINGFTNSPNAGIVFVTLKPFDERKDPSMSAGAIAGALNGKFSGIEEAYMAIFPPPPVQGLGTIGGFRLQLEDRGNLGYDELYKETMNIINKSHNVPELAGLFTSYTVNVPQVDAAIDREKAKTHGVAVSDIFDTLQIYLGSLYANDFNRFGRTYQVNVQAEQQFRLEPDQIGQLKVRNNKGEMIPLATFIKVSDTSGPDRVMHYNGFITAEINGAAAPGYSSGQAEKAIEKLLKEELPNGMTYEWTDLTYQQILSGNTALLVFPLCVLLAFLVLAAQYESWSLPLAVILIVPMTLLSAITGVIATGGDNNIFTQIGLIVLVGLACKNAILIVEFAKDKQEEGMSPLDAVLEACRLRLRPILMTSFAFIMGVVPLVFSSGAGAEMRHAMGVAVFSGMLGVTFFGLLLTPVFYVLIRRYVERSEARKAARHLKLESQQ, from the coding sequence ATGAATTTTTCTCAGTTCTTCATTCAGCGGCCGATTTTCGCCGCCGTACTCTCCTTGCTGATTCTGATTGCGGGCAGCATTTCGCTGTTCCAGTTGCCCATCAGTGAATACCCCGAAGTGGTGCCGCCGACCGTTGTGGTCCGGGCCAACTTCCCGGGGGCCAACCCCAAAGTGATCGGCGAAACCGTCGCCGCGCCGCTGGAACAGGCGATTACCGGTGTCGAGAACATGCTGTACATGTCTTCTCAGTCCACCGCTGACGGCAAGATCACCCTGACCATCACCTTTGCCCTGGGCACCGATCTGGACAACGCTCAGGTGCAGGTGCAGAACCGTGTGACCCGTACCGAGCCCAAGCTTCCAGAAGAAGTGACGCGCATCGGGATCACGGTGGACAAGGCGTCGCCCGACCTGACCATGGTTGTGCACTTGACCTCGCCCGACCAGCGCTACGACATGCTGTACCTGTCCAACTACGCCATTCTCAACATCAAGGATGAGCTGGCCCGCCTGGGCGGGGTTGGTGATGTGCAGTTGTTCGGCATGGGCGATTACTCGTTGCGGGTGTGGCTCGATCCGAACAAGACCGCTTCGCGCAATCTGACAGCCACTGATGTGGTGAACGCGATCCGCGAGCAGAACCGTCAGGTGGCTGCCGGTGCCCTGGGCGCGCCCCCTGCCCCGAATGCCACCAGCTTCCAGCTCTCGGTTAATACCCAGGGCCGCCTGGTGTCCGAAGAAGAGTTCGAGAACATCATTATTCGCGCAGGCGATGACGGTGAAATCACTCGCCTCAAAGACATTGCCCGGGTTGAACTGGGTTCCAGCCAGTACGCGCTGCGTTCCTTGCTGAACAACCAGCCTGCGGTGGCGATCCCGATTTTCCAGCGCCCGGGTTCGAACGCCATCGATATCTCCAATGAAGTTCGCGCCAAGATGGCTGAACTGAAGAAGAGCTTCCCGCAGGGCATGGACTTCAGCATCGTTTATGACCCGACTATCTTTGTTCGCGGCTCTATCGAGGCGGTGGTTCACACCCTGTTTGAAGCACTGATCCTCGTGGTGCTGGTGGTGATCCTGTTCCTGCAGACCTGGCGTGCCTCAATCATTCCGCTGGTGGCGGTGCCGGTATCGCTGATTGGTACCTTTGCCGTGATGCACATGTTCGGCTTCTCGCTCAACGCCCTGTCGCTGTTCGGGCTGGTGCTGGCGATCGGGATCGTGGTCGACGATGCGATTGTGGTGGTGGAAAACGTCGAACGAAATATCGGACTGGGCCTGACTCCGGTCGAAGCGACCAAGCGCGCCATGCGTGAAGTGACCGGCCCCATCATTGCCACGGCACTGGTGCTGTGTGCGGTGTTTATCCCGGCCGCGTTCATCTCCGGGCTGACCGGGCAGTTCTACAAGCAGTTCGCCCTGACCATCGCGATTTCGACGGTGATCTCGGCCTTCAACTCGCTGACCCTGTCGCCAGCCCTTGCAGCGGTATTGCTCAAGAGCCACGACGCGCCGAAAGACCGCTTCTCCAAAGTGCTCGACAAGCTGTTCGGCGGCTGGCTGTTCCGCCCGTTCAACCGCTTCTTCGATCGTGCCAGCCATACGTATGTCGGCACCGTAGCGCGGGTGATCCGCAGCAGTGGCATTGCCCTGATCCTGTACGCAGGGTTGATGGTGCTGACCTTCTTCGGCTTCGCCAATACCCCGACCGGTTTCGTCCCCGGCCAGGACAAGCAATACCTGGTGGCCTTCGCGCAATTGCCGGATGCGGCCAGCCTGGACCGTACCGAAGACGTGATCAAACGCATGTCCGACCTGGCCCTGAAACAGCCCGGCGTTGAAAGTGCGGTAGCGTTCCCGGGTCTGTCGATCAATGGCTTCACCAACAGCCCTAACGCCGGCATCGTGTTCGTGACGCTTAAACCGTTCGACGAACGCAAAGACCCGAGCATGTCTGCCGGGGCCATTGCCGGCGCCCTGAACGGCAAGTTCAGCGGCATTGAAGAAGCCTATATGGCGATCTTCCCGCCGCCGCCGGTACAGGGCCTGGGGACCATCGGTGGTTTCCGCCTGCAACTCGAAGACCGGGGCAACCTGGGCTATGACGAGCTGTACAAAGAAACCATGAACATCATCAACAAAAGCCACAACGTGCCGGAACTGGCCGGGCTGTTCACCAGCTACACGGTGAACGTGCCACAGGTCGATGCTGCCATCGACCGGGAAAAAGCCAAGACCCACGGCGTGGCCGTCAGCGACATCTTCGATACCCTGCAGATCTACCTGGGTTCGCTGTATGCCAACGACTTCAACCGCTTCGGCCGTACTTACCAGGTCAACGTTCAGGCCGAGCAGCAGTTCCGCCTGGAACCGGATCAGATCGGCCAGTTAAAAGTGCGAAACAACAAGGGCGAGATGATCCCGCTGGCCACCTTTATCAAGGTCAGCGACACCTCGGGCCCGGACCGGGTGATGCACTACAACGGCTTTATCACCGCTGAGATCAACGGTGCCGCGGCCCCCGGCTACAGCTCTGGCCAGGCCGAAAAAGCCATCGAAAAACTGCTCAAGGAAGAACTGCCCAACGGCATGACCTATGAATGGACCGACCTGACCTACCAGCAGATTCTGTCCGGCAATACTGCGCTGCTGGTGTTCCCGCTCTGCGTATTGCTGGCGTTCCTGGTCCTCGCGGCCCAGTACGAAAGCTGGAGCTTGCCGCTGGCGGTGATCCTGATCGTCCCCATGACCCTGCTGTCGGCCATTACCGGGGTGATCGCTACGGGGGGTGACAACAACATTTTCACCCAGATCGGATTGATCGTACTGGTGGGGCTGGCATGCAAGAACGCGATTCTGATTGTCGAGTTTGCCAAGGACAAGCAAGAAGAAGGCATGAGCCCGCTGGATGCGGTGCTGGAAGCCTGCCGCCTGCGGTTGCGGCCGATCCTGATGACCTCCTTCGCGTTCATCATGGGTGTGGTGCCACTGGTGTTCTCCAGCGGTGCCGGTGCTGAAATGCGCCACGCCATGGGTGTCGCGGTGTTCTCCGGGATGTTGGGGGTGACCTTCTTCGGTCTGCTGCTGACGCCGGTGTTTTATGTATTGATCCGCCGCTATGTGGAGCGCAGTGAAGCGCGCAAGGCGGCCAGGCATCTCAAGCTGGAGTCGCAACAATGA